A single genomic interval of Gossypium raimondii isolate GPD5lz chromosome 11, ASM2569854v1, whole genome shotgun sequence harbors:
- the LOC105761747 gene encoding uncharacterized protein LOC105761747 isoform X12 — translation MMTHASIMNTPSMLTPHGVTPATNSMNFQEREFSVGNLQSPMMTHASIMNTPSMLTPHGVTPATNSMNFQEREFSVGNLQSRMMTHASIMNTPSMLTPHGVTPATNSMNFQEREFSVGNLQSPMMTHASIMNTPSMLTPHGVGPTTNSMNFQEREFSVGNLQSRMMIRANMSIASTSSHEAISEGQVNYSNQESEGLLNRNQMNDSKRSIGIKRSLDAREKGTEEQCNFHQSLEPKNKKLTLEQLGEKDEKQINKIMTDRLNRQLEQDKKSDMELVHTKQWPARQDVEEIRQDCKEIAKKYGLKTPGAKQRLLEVASKLEIKQKAREDSENPFTNMDHIVNNLGLYFDGRFIEAVKEKFSLDLGNGHSAMSPPLPSAFNDLKNQVYVQGNKQVEPEDFQGLPEELKKLRWGEIPSYLQPIASQIVKDFAKVEFSHTTALVLFCAAVKEMEDFSAEKLDLDTLKKWEATLKKAKEVGFQVGFADDLLRKNLLAYFAHTHILGGG, via the exons ATGATG ACACATGCCTCGATAATGAACACTCCTAGCATGCTAACACCACATGGAGTGACACCAGCAACCAATTCGATGAATTTTCAAGAGAGAGAGTTCTCAGTTGGAAACCTTCAGTCTCCTATGATG ACCCATGCCTCAATAATGAACACTCCTAGCATGCTAACACCACATGGAGTGACACCAGCAACCAATTCAATGAATTTTCAAGAGAGAGAGTTCTCAGTTGGAAACCTTCAGTCTCGTATGATG ACACATGCCTCGATAATGAACACTCCTAGCATGCTAACACCACATGGAGTGACACCAGCAACCAATTCGATGAATTTTCAAGAGAGAGAGTTCTCAGTTGGAAACCTTCAGTCTCCTATGATG ACCCATGCCTCAATAATGAACACTCCTAGCATGCTAACACCACATGGAGTGGGACCAACAACCAATTCGATGAATTTTCAAGAGAGAGAGTTCTCAGTTGGAAACCTTCAGTCTCGTATGATG ATTCGTGCCAATATGAGCATCGCTAGCACTTCATCCCATGAAGCTATCTCTGAAGGACAAGTGAACTACTCGAATCAAGAGAGCGAAGGGTTGCTTAATCGTAACCAGATGAATGACTCGAAGAGGAGTATAGGCATTAAAAGAAGCTTGGATGCTAGAGAAAAGGGCACAGAGGAACAATGCAACTTCCATCAATCACTAGaaccgaaaaataaaaaattaaccctcgaACAGCTTGGAGAGAAAGATGAGAAGCAAATAAACAAGATAATGACAGATCGGCTTAACAGGCAGCTAGAGCAG GACAAAAAGTCAGATATGGAATTAGTGCACACCAAGCAATGGCCAGCACGACAGGATGTGGAAGAAATTAGGCAAGACTGCAAAGAAATAGCtaaaaaatatggtttaaaaACACCTGGGGCGAAGCAAAGATTGCTCGAAGTAGCAAGCAAGTTGGAGATAAAACAAAAAGCACGTGAG gACTCTGAGAACCCTTTCACTAAtatg gATCACATCGTGAATAATTTAGGTTTATATTTCGATGGTCGATTCATTGAGGCAGTAAAAGAAAAG TTTTCTCTAGATCTTGGTAATGGTCATTCTGCAATGTCTCCACCTCTACCCTCTGCttttaatgatttgaaaaaCCAAGTTTATGTCCAAGGCAACAAACAAGTGGAGCCAGAAGATTTTCAAGGTTTACCAGAAGAGTTGAAGAAACTTCGTTGGGGGGAAATTCCAAGCTACCTTCAACCTATTGCGAGCCAAATCGTAAAGGATtttgcaaaagttgagtttagCCATACTACAGCTCTAGTTCTGTTTTGTGCTGCAGTAAAAGAGATGGAAGATTTTTCAGCTGAGAAATTGGACTTGGATACGTTAAAGAAGTGGGAGGCAACACTTAAAAAGGCTAAGGAAGTTGGTTTTCAAGTGGGATTTGCTGATGATTTGTTAAGGAAGAATTTGCTTGCCTACTTTGCTCACACACATATTCTTGGAGGAGGCTAA
- the LOC105761747 gene encoding uncharacterized protein LOC105761747 isoform X3, protein MSLVNSPSSDAFHVPGNIVNDSMPPATNPIYQVEEIPSENYLTPSASNFDPNMTHASIMNTPSMLTPHGVTPATNSMNFQEREFSVGNLQSPMMTHASIMNTPSMLTPHGVTPATNSMNFQEREFSVGNLQSRMMTHASIMNTPSMLTPHGVTPATNSMNFQEREFSVGNLQSPMMTHASIMNTPSMLTPHGVGPTTNSMNFQEREFSVGNLQSRMMIRANMSIASTSSHEAISEGQVNYSNQESEGLLNRNQMNDSKRSIGIKRSLDAREKGTEEQCNFHQSLEPKNKKLTLEQLGEKDEKQINKIMTDRLNRQLEQDKKSDMELVHTKQWPARQDVEEIRQDCKEIAKKYGLKTPGAKQRLLEVASKLEIKQKAREDSENPFTNMDHIVNNLGLYFDGRFIEAVKEKFSLDLGNGHSAMSPPLPSAFNDLKNQVYVQGNKQVEPEDFQGLPEELKKLRWGEIPSYLQPIASQIVKDFAKVEFSHTTALVLFCAAVKEMEDFSAEKLDLDTLKKWEATLKKAKEVGFQVGFADDLLRKNLLAYFAHTHILGGG, encoded by the exons ACACATGCCTCGATAATGAACACTCCTAGCATGCTAACACCACATGGAGTGACACCAGCAACCAATTCGATGAATTTTCAAGAGAGAGAGTTCTCAGTTGGAAACCTTCAGTCTCCTATGATG ACCCATGCCTCAATAATGAACACTCCTAGCATGCTAACACCACATGGAGTGACACCAGCAACCAATTCAATGAATTTTCAAGAGAGAGAGTTCTCAGTTGGAAACCTTCAGTCTCGTATGATG ACACATGCCTCGATAATGAACACTCCTAGCATGCTAACACCACATGGAGTGACACCAGCAACCAATTCGATGAATTTTCAAGAGAGAGAGTTCTCAGTTGGAAACCTTCAGTCTCCTATGATG ACCCATGCCTCAATAATGAACACTCCTAGCATGCTAACACCACATGGAGTGGGACCAACAACCAATTCGATGAATTTTCAAGAGAGAGAGTTCTCAGTTGGAAACCTTCAGTCTCGTATGATG ATTCGTGCCAATATGAGCATCGCTAGCACTTCATCCCATGAAGCTATCTCTGAAGGACAAGTGAACTACTCGAATCAAGAGAGCGAAGGGTTGCTTAATCGTAACCAGATGAATGACTCGAAGAGGAGTATAGGCATTAAAAGAAGCTTGGATGCTAGAGAAAAGGGCACAGAGGAACAATGCAACTTCCATCAATCACTAGaaccgaaaaataaaaaattaaccctcgaACAGCTTGGAGAGAAAGATGAGAAGCAAATAAACAAGATAATGACAGATCGGCTTAACAGGCAGCTAGAGCAG GACAAAAAGTCAGATATGGAATTAGTGCACACCAAGCAATGGCCAGCACGACAGGATGTGGAAGAAATTAGGCAAGACTGCAAAGAAATAGCtaaaaaatatggtttaaaaACACCTGGGGCGAAGCAAAGATTGCTCGAAGTAGCAAGCAAGTTGGAGATAAAACAAAAAGCACGTGAG gACTCTGAGAACCCTTTCACTAAtatg gATCACATCGTGAATAATTTAGGTTTATATTTCGATGGTCGATTCATTGAGGCAGTAAAAGAAAAG TTTTCTCTAGATCTTGGTAATGGTCATTCTGCAATGTCTCCACCTCTACCCTCTGCttttaatgatttgaaaaaCCAAGTTTATGTCCAAGGCAACAAACAAGTGGAGCCAGAAGATTTTCAAGGTTTACCAGAAGAGTTGAAGAAACTTCGTTGGGGGGAAATTCCAAGCTACCTTCAACCTATTGCGAGCCAAATCGTAAAGGATtttgcaaaagttgagtttagCCATACTACAGCTCTAGTTCTGTTTTGTGCTGCAGTAAAAGAGATGGAAGATTTTTCAGCTGAGAAATTGGACTTGGATACGTTAAAGAAGTGGGAGGCAACACTTAAAAAGGCTAAGGAAGTTGGTTTTCAAGTGGGATTTGCTGATGATTTGTTAAGGAAGAATTTGCTTGCCTACTTTGCTCACACACATATTCTTGGAGGAGGCTAA